The stretch of DNA GATTGCGGCGTTTATCGATGCCGAGCATGCGCTGGATGCGGCCTATGCCAAAGCGCTCGGAGTCGATGTCGATAATCTCCTGATTTCGCAGCCCGATACCGGTGAGCAGGCGCTCGATATCGCCGAGACTCTGGTCCGCTCGGGAGCGATTGATATAATAGTCATTGACTCCGTCGCGGCGCTGGTGCCAAAGGCTGAAATTGATGGGGATATGGGCGACCAGCATATGGGGCTTCAGGCGCGACTGATGTCGCAGGCGCTGCGAAAACTGACGGGGGTAATTTCGAAATCGAAAACGGCGGTGGTCTTTATCAACCAGATAAGAATGAAAATCGGGGTGATGTTCGGCAATCCGGAGACCACCACCGGCGGGAATGCGCTGAAGTTCTACGCCACGATTCGTCTCGATATCCGTAAAATCGCATCCATAAAAGAGCATGAAGAGGTGACGGGAAGCCGCACCCGGGTGCGGGTAGTGAAAAACAAAGTGGCGCCGCCGTTCCGGGAGACAGAGTTTGATATTACTTATGGCAAGGGGATATCGCGCTCCGGCGAGATTCTTGATTTGGCGTCAGACCAGAATGTTGTGGAGAAGTCCGGAACGTGGTACAGTTTCGGAAAAGAGCGTTTGGGGCAGGGGCGGGAATCGGCGCGGCGGTTTCTGGAGGAGAATGCTGATATAATGGAGGGGATTACCTCGGCCCTTCGGGAGAAGATGGGGTTTGCGGTGGCGGGGAAGAAGGGGGAGTGAGTTGCGAATGTCGGGTCTCGTCCCAACGGGAGTTGGTACTGGGGCCTGATATATCTATAAATGAAAGACGAAGGTGTCAAGACCGCTTGACTTGCAGGAGAAAAATCCACGGGAGTCGAGGGTCTTCACCTACTTTGGCTGTCGATTCAATTCAGCCTGCCTTCTTTGGCCGAATCTGTAACCTGACAAAACTACCCTAAGTAAACTAATGAAGGCGGTACCTTTCTGCAGTGTTTTGCTGCTTTCTGGATACCCGCCTTCGCGGGTATGACACTAAGGGATATTTTATATCCCTTGCTTGGCGAATTGATTTGCGACTGCCGGACTATATCAGCAGAAGTAGCTCAAGACCCTCGATTTCCTCTGGCACTTCACGCTGGAGTCGAGCGGTCTTGAGAATCCCTTTCATCAGTTGTGGCGGGTCTCAGGTCCGATGGCAGCAGAAGTAGCTCAAGACCCTCTATTTCCTCTGGCACTTCACGCTGGAGTCGAGCGGTCTTGAGAATCCCTTTCATAAATCGTGGCGGGTCTCAGGTCCGACGGCAGTCGGAGCGAGACCTGGCGCATTATCGTCTGACATAAAAGGTTCCGTCAGGTCACACCTCCCCTCTAAAACAGGAGCCTATGACCTTATGAAACTGCCCTGACAACCGTTTCCTCCCGCCTTGACATCGCCCCAATTTTTCGGTATTTTCGCTTAAATTTTACGAGGGAAGACTATGAGACGCCGCTACTATCTGCTTCTGTTTCTTCTACTTCTTACCATCACCCCAGCCGTTATAGCCACAGATTCGGTATCAACGGAGATTGCGGATTCTGCCGTAATCGGCTCCGGTGACAGTATCGTTGTCGGCGCCGTTTCTGTTGAAGAACCGGCCGGGACTTTCCAGTACCCGATGAACCAAGAGCGAAAGTCACTTCTGATATCGTACTCCAAGTTTGTCAGCCGCTGGCGATTTTTTTCGTTTTTCATCCAGGTGGCGATTTTCCTGATGGTCCTCTATCTGGGATTGTCGGGACTGTTTCGGAGATGGGCGGAGAAGATTTCCAGTAAGAAAGTCCCGATGTATTTTTTTTATTTTCTCTTCCTGATGGTATTCCTTTTCCTGATAAATCTTCCCTTCAGCTACTATCGAGGCTTTCTCATTGAACATCAGTACGGTTTCTCCAATCAGAGTTTCGGAGAATGGTTCGGCGAATCGCTGAAAAGCGAAGCGGTCGGGCTGGTCTTTGGATTTGTCATCATCCTGATTCTGTACTGGCTTATCAACCGGTTTCGAAAATGGTGGCTTCTCTTTGGGCTTGGCGCGATACCGTTTGCGGCATTTGTAATCATCATCTATCCGGTGGTGGTGGCGCCGCTCTTCAATAAATTTGAGCCGATAAAAAATCAGGAAGTGGCAACCGCGATGCGGGATTTGGCGGAAAAAGCCGGAATTCATAATCCGGATATTTTTGAAGTCGATGCCTCCAGGCAGTCCTCAAAAGTCAACGCCTATTTCACCGGAATGTTTGGCACCAAGAGAATTGTCTTGTATGATACCACCATCAAGAATTTTACGGTCAATGAATTAAGATTCATCATGGGGCATGAGATAGGGCATTATCTTCTGAATCATATCTGGTACGGTTTATTTACGGCGGTGATATTGATATTTCTTGCCGGTTTTCTGGCGGATAAAATTCTGCCGTCATTCATTCGCAGAAATGAAAATCGTTTCGGCATCAGGAATTCGGGCGATATAGCGAGTCTTCCGGTTTTTCTGCTCTTTATCACCGTCTTTGGCTTTATCACCCAGCCGATTAACAACGGGGTGAGCCGTTATTTTGAATATCAGTCGGATGAGTACGGATTGAAGTTGTCCGGTGTGAACGGTGAAGAAGCGGCAACAGCGTTTGATAAGCTTTCGGTATTCAATTTATCCGACCCGGAGCCATCAGCGCTGACCGAATTCTGGTTTTACGACCATCCGGCGCTGAAGAAAAGGATGGAGAATGTTAAAGAATTATACAAGAGACAGCTGGCGGTAAAATGCACCGACAAAGTTTGTGATTTTAAGCATACGGAGTTTTAGAAGATGCGTCAAATAAGCACCGAAAAAATAATCGAAGCGGTCAAACAGCTCTCGATGAGCGCCGCCTATGATTTGGGTAAAGATGTGGTGGAGGCGATCGAGAATGCCAAGAAAGTGGAGGAGTCGCCGGTGGGGCGGGGGATTCTGGACCAGGTTCTGGAAAACGCCAAAATCGCGCGGAACGAATCGGTACCGATGTGTCAGGATACCGGATTCGCCGTGCTCTTTGTAGAACTGGGACAGGAGGCGCAGATTGTCGGGGGCGACCTGAATGCGGCGCTGAATGAAGGGGTCCGTCAAGGGTACAAGGATGGTTATCTCCGGAAATCGATAGTGGGCGACCCGCTGGAGCGCAAGAACACCGGCGACAATACGCCGGCGGTGATTCATATAAATATTGTGCCGGGCGATAAACTGAAGATAATCATTGCGCCGAAAGGGGGCGGCTCCGAGAATATGTCGGAAGTGAAGATGTTGAAACCATCCGATGGTATTCAGGGAGTTAAAGATTTCGTAATCGACAGGGTGCGGCGTTCCGGCGGCAATCCCTGCCCGCCGATAATAGTCGGGGTCGGCATCGGCGGAACCTTTGAAAAATGCGCGCTGCTTGCCAAGACCGCGCTGCTGCGGAAAGTCGGCAGCAGAAATCCCAATAAATTCTACGCCGACCTGGAACTGGAACTTCTCGAAAAGATAAATAAACTGGGTATTGGCCCGCAAGGGCTGGGGGGTGTCACCACCGCGCTGGATGTTCATATTGAGACTTTCCCCTGCCATATTGCCAGCCTTCCGGTTGCCGTCAACACGCAATGTCATGCGGCCCGTCATAAAGAAATCGTTTTGTAGCCCTGGAGATAGATTATGAGCAGTAAGAAATCGATAACCACTCCCCTGACCGATGAGGTTGTAATGAATCTTCGTATCGGGGATGAAGTCCTTATTACCGGCGCGGTCTATTCGGCGCGTGATGCGGCGCATAAGCGGCTGGTGGATTTGATAGACAAGGGAGAGAAACTCCCCTTCGACCCCAAAGGACAGATAATATATTTCGTAGGTCCGTCACCGTCAAAACCGGGGAAAGTAATCGGCTCAGCCGGACCGACCACCTCGTACCGGATGAATGCTTATACGCCGCGAATGATTGAGGTCGGATTGAAAGGGATGATTGGGAAGGGGGAGATGGGACCGGAAGTGGTGGCGAAAATGAAAGAGAAGAAGGCGGTTTATTTTGCGGCGGTAGGGGGAGCGGCGGCGTTGATTGCCAAATCGATAGTCGGGAATGAACTGGTGGCATATGAGGACTTGGGCGCCGAAGCGATTCGAAAATTGACCGTAAAAGACTTTCCGGCGATTGTGGCAATGGACTGTCACGGGGGGAATATCTATAAAGAAGGGACCGCCAAGTACGAGAAGAAATGAGGGGGGTTGGTGAAAGCCACCGTCAGTTAGCGACTGCCGACTTCGCGCCAGAATAACTCCAGAGCGCAGGGGTCGACTCAGTCTGCTGACGGGCGGGTCGAAATCAATCCTTGGGCGCCGCGAGCGACTCAGGTTTCGACATCTTTTAGAATGGCAGTACATATAATTGTCAAAATCCCAGGCGGATTCTGACCGGCTGCCCGAGCGCAAAAGAAAATCTACTGTATCAATCATGCAAACGGCGCTTCACATATTTGCCCTGACACGGGAACTGCAGAGCAAGATTAGCGGGGGGGAGTTTGTCGATACCGCTTTCTATAAGAAAGAGCGGGAGGCGTATCTCTTCTTTCAGACCGAGGAGACTACCTGCGCGCTGGGGCTGGCGTATCATCCGGTAGGGTTCGGCACTTTCCTGATTCCCCGTTCCAAAATCGAAATCGACACCAGAGAAAAACCCTGGCCCTTTTTCCAGCCGGCATCGGGAAGAAAGGTTTTATCCGTAACGCAGGCCGGGCTCGACCGTATCCTGCGAATTCAACTGGGAAATGGCGCCATCGAATTTACAATTGTAGTCGAAGCGATAGGACCGAATGGAAATCTCTGGCTGCTGGATGACAAGGAACGAATAGCTGCATCACTACGGCACAAAAAGTTCGAGCCGGGGCAACGATACGAAATACCGTCACCGCCGGAACGGATGAATCCGTTTGAAATTGACGTGAGTAAATTCAGGGAGGCATTGAAACATCATCAGGGACAGTATCTCGCGGCTCTCTTGAGGAAGAGTGTGGCCGGGCTGGATGAGGTCCTTGCCGGGGAAATTCTTAAGCGGGCGGAAATAGCGCCTGACCTGCTTGTTGATAATCTGAAAGAGAGCGATGCCATCCGGATTGTGGCGATTATGAAAGAACTGGCGGAACTGTTCGGCAAGGGAGACGCCGGCTATCTTTATGAGGTCGATGGAAAGCAGGGGGGATATCCGTTTCGGTTGAAGTCGCTCCATGAGGAGCCAAGACGGTTTAAGACATTGTCGCTGGCAATCTATAGCGCCGTGCGGTGGGGAAGAGAAGCCAAAGAAACCGAAGAGGAAAAGGAGAAGATAATAGAAGCGGCGCGACGTCAGGTGGCGCGGATTGAGAAAAAGATTAAGAAGATTGAAGAGGATGCGCTCAGGGCGCAGGAATTTGACGAGCTCCGCAAGATGGCAGAACTCCTGAAGATAAACCTGGTGAAAATGAAAAAAGGGATGAGCGCGATTGAGCTGGAAGATATCTACGGAACCGGGAAAATAAAGATTCCCCTCAACCCGGCGCTGACACCAGCGGAAAATGCGGAAGAATATTTCAAGAAATACCGGAAAGCAAAAGAGGGGGTGGAACTTCTGGGACGGCGTCTGGAAATTGCCCGAAAAGAACTGGCGACCACGCATAAGATGCTTCAGGAGTTGGATGCGGATTTTGAGCATGCCGCAAGTGTGTATGAGAGCGAAATAAAAGAGATTCTGCCATCCCAGGTAAAGAGACCGGAGTTGGCGCCGCGGTTGCCGTATAAGGTCTTTACTCTATCCAGCGGGGTAACCATTTTTGTCGGTCGCGGCGGCGAAGATAACGACCGAACCACTTTCGGGCATGCCAAGCCGTACGAACTCTGGTTCCATACGGCGCAATGCCCCGGCTCGC from Candidatus Zixiibacteriota bacterium encodes:
- the recA gene encoding recombinase RecA, with the translated sequence MNAAIPDRKKALDSALHQIEKSFGKGSIMRLGDSAVAPIEVIPTGSLGLDHALGVGGIPRGRVTEIYGPESSGKTTLALHFIAEAQRLGGIAAFIDAEHALDAAYAKALGVDVDNLLISQPDTGEQALDIAETLVRSGAIDIIVIDSVAALVPKAEIDGDMGDQHMGLQARLMSQALRKLTGVISKSKTAVVFINQIRMKIGVMFGNPETTTGGNALKFYATIRLDIRKIASIKEHEEVTGSRTRVRVVKNKVAPPFRETEFDITYGKGISRSGEILDLASDQNVVEKSGTWYSFGKERLGQGRESARRFLEENADIMEGITSALREKMGFAVAGKKGE
- a CDS encoding NFACT family protein; its protein translation is MQTALHIFALTRELQSKISGGEFVDTAFYKKEREAYLFFQTEETTCALGLAYHPVGFGTFLIPRSKIEIDTREKPWPFFQPASGRKVLSVTQAGLDRILRIQLGNGAIEFTIVVEAIGPNGNLWLLDDKERIAASLRHKKFEPGQRYEIPSPPERMNPFEIDVSKFREALKHHQGQYLAALLRKSVAGLDEVLAGEILKRAEIAPDLLVDNLKESDAIRIVAIMKELAELFGKGDAGYLYEVDGKQGGYPFRLKSLHEEPRRFKTLSLAIYSAVRWGREAKETEEEKEKIIEAARRQVARIEKKIKKIEEDALRAQEFDELRKMAELLKINLVKMKKGMSAIELEDIYGTGKIKIPLNPALTPAENAEEYFKKYRKAKEGVELLGRRLEIARKELATTHKMLQELDADFEHAASVYESEIKEILPSQVKRPELAPRLPYKVFTLSSGVTIFVGRGGEDNDRTTFGHAKPYELWFHTAQCPGSHVVMKFPDKNFVPSKQEITEAAAVAAFHSKAKNAKAVPVIYTERRFVRKPRGAKPGLVTVEREKMVMVVPREGKG
- a CDS encoding M48 family metallopeptidase; this encodes MRRRYYLLLFLLLLTITPAVIATDSVSTEIADSAVIGSGDSIVVGAVSVEEPAGTFQYPMNQERKSLLISYSKFVSRWRFFSFFIQVAIFLMVLYLGLSGLFRRWAEKISSKKVPMYFFYFLFLMVFLFLINLPFSYYRGFLIEHQYGFSNQSFGEWFGESLKSEAVGLVFGFVIILILYWLINRFRKWWLLFGLGAIPFAAFVIIIYPVVVAPLFNKFEPIKNQEVATAMRDLAEKAGIHNPDIFEVDASRQSSKVNAYFTGMFGTKRIVLYDTTIKNFTVNELRFIMGHEIGHYLLNHIWYGLFTAVILIFLAGFLADKILPSFIRRNENRFGIRNSGDIASLPVFLLFITVFGFITQPINNGVSRYFEYQSDEYGLKLSGVNGEEAATAFDKLSVFNLSDPEPSALTEFWFYDHPALKKRMENVKELYKRQLAVKCTDKVCDFKHTEF
- a CDS encoding Fe-S-containing hydro-lyase gives rise to the protein MSSKKSITTPLTDEVVMNLRIGDEVLITGAVYSARDAAHKRLVDLIDKGEKLPFDPKGQIIYFVGPSPSKPGKVIGSAGPTTSYRMNAYTPRMIEVGLKGMIGKGEMGPEVVAKMKEKKAVYFAAVGGAAALIAKSIVGNELVAYEDLGAEAIRKLTVKDFPAIVAMDCHGGNIYKEGTAKYEKK
- a CDS encoding fumarate hydratase is translated as MRQISTEKIIEAVKQLSMSAAYDLGKDVVEAIENAKKVEESPVGRGILDQVLENAKIARNESVPMCQDTGFAVLFVELGQEAQIVGGDLNAALNEGVRQGYKDGYLRKSIVGDPLERKNTGDNTPAVIHINIVPGDKLKIIIAPKGGGSENMSEVKMLKPSDGIQGVKDFVIDRVRRSGGNPCPPIIVGVGIGGTFEKCALLAKTALLRKVGSRNPNKFYADLELELLEKINKLGIGPQGLGGVTTALDVHIETFPCHIASLPVAVNTQCHAARHKEIVL